A genomic region of Burkholderiales bacterium contains the following coding sequences:
- a CDS encoding glycosyltransferase: MLPTRAGSGATVSASLIVRDEERFLAGCLDSLAGRVDEIVVADTGSTDRTRDIARAHGAVVIEHRWADDFAAARNAAIDAAHGDWILYIDADERVASWDRARLAPLLADPHAIACTVRFRPQTGFTRYREHRLFRRRSELRFRGAIHESILPALDELRAREGATIASSEVAIDHLGYDGDLAAKHRRNRPLLEARLAVEPDHVYSRDHLGLVLLASGDDAGAERAWRAAIASASARVTPEPGDVLPWLHLASLLVDRGHDARTVVDEARARFPRDHALMWLDARTRLDAGDPQGALPIFAALGAIHADVLCEDTAWDTSIFGANAWAAAGLCAFRLAHYAESADCYARAEALAPDNPEFRLKRQLAQARANGTATRGQ; encoded by the coding sequence TTGCTCCCGACCCGCGCCGGTTCCGGCGCGACCGTCTCCGCCTCGCTGATCGTCCGCGACGAGGAACGCTTCCTCGCCGGCTGCCTCGACTCGCTCGCCGGACGCGTCGACGAGATCGTCGTCGCCGACACCGGTTCGACCGACCGCACCCGCGACATCGCGCGTGCGCATGGCGCGGTCGTCATCGAGCATCGCTGGGCCGACGACTTCGCCGCCGCGCGCAACGCCGCCATCGACGCCGCCCATGGCGACTGGATCCTCTACATCGACGCCGACGAGCGCGTCGCGTCCTGGGATCGCGCGAGGCTCGCGCCGTTGCTCGCCGATCCGCATGCGATCGCCTGCACCGTGCGCTTCCGGCCGCAAACCGGCTTCACGCGCTACCGCGAGCATCGCCTGTTCCGCCGCCGGAGCGAGCTTCGCTTCCGCGGCGCGATCCACGAGTCGATCCTGCCCGCGCTCGACGAGCTTCGCGCGCGCGAAGGCGCGACGATCGCCTCGAGCGAGGTCGCGATCGACCATCTCGGCTACGACGGCGACCTCGCCGCGAAGCACCGGCGCAACCGTCCGCTGCTCGAGGCGCGCCTCGCGGTCGAACCGGACCACGTCTACAGCCGCGACCACCTGGGCCTCGTGCTGCTCGCGTCGGGAGACGACGCGGGCGCCGAGCGCGCGTGGCGCGCGGCGATTGCATCGGCCTCCGCGCGCGTGACACCCGAGCCCGGCGACGTGCTGCCGTGGCTGCATCTCGCATCGCTCCTCGTCGATCGCGGGCATGATGCGCGCACCGTCGTCGACGAGGCCCGCGCCCGTTTCCCGCGCGACCACGCGCTCATGTGGCTCGACGCACGCACGCGCCTCGACGCCGGCGATCCGCAGGGCGCGCTGCCGATCTTCGCCGCGCTCGGCGCGATCCACGCCGATGTCCTGTGCGAAGACACCGCATGGGACACGTCGATCTTCGGCGCGAATGCCTGGGCGGCGGCCGGGCTGTGCGCGTTCCGCCTCGCGCACTACGCCGAGAGCGCGGACTGCTATGCGCGCGCCGAAGCGCTCGCGCCCGACAATCCGGAATTCCGGCTGAAGCGACAGCTCGCGCAGGCGCGCGCCAACGGGACCGCCACGCGCGGTCAGTGA
- a CDS encoding PqqD family protein: protein MTLSADSLPTRASDLEIREVPEGYVVYDPAADRLHFLNGSAAFVLQCCDGTTRVDELPELLAAAFRLDADPVAEVEACLARLLSERLVTVRPPQAG from the coding sequence ATGACCCTCTCCGCCGACAGCCTGCCGACGCGCGCCTCCGACCTCGAGATCCGCGAGGTGCCCGAGGGATACGTCGTCTACGATCCCGCCGCCGACCGGCTCCACTTCCTGAACGGATCGGCGGCCTTCGTGCTCCAGTGTTGCGACGGTACAACACGGGTGGACGAGCTTCCGGAGCTGCTCGCCGCGGCGTTTCGCCTCGATGCCGACCCGGTGGCCGAGGTCGAGGCCTGTCTCGCCCGTCTCCTGTCCGAGCGTCTCGTGACGGTCCGCCCGCCCCAAGCCGGGTAA